In Arthrobacter sp. SLBN-83, one DNA window encodes the following:
- a CDS encoding L,D-transpeptidase, with translation MESDVKPRRRGKTKKILAVVAVCVLAAVGGVFAAVAPGLAGGPLESEAGSALRTSPGIASPVVPPVALDAVPANGAKQVNPAAPVSLKVGNGIIQRVTLASTAGKSIDGSIDPSGTAWSATGPLEFDTEYSYTYVVKDSAGRETSTTQSFNTVSSSHEADAAIYPLNGMKVGVGQPLQIIFSEPVTNRAAVEKAIKITTTAGQAGAFHWYSDTMVRYRPENFWAANSTITMDMQLFGVDLGNGQIANFNKKVNVSIGDKKVAIADATAHTFTLSVNDQPVKTLPVSMGDKRFPSAKGFAVLMEKNRFDHFRAASIGLKPGDPAYYGEADVEYTIRLTLSGAYIHQALESAYPYIGNTNVSHGCIGFLPDGAAWVFDNMGTGDVVQIINTEGDYAAHTDGFGDWNIPWSEYDN, from the coding sequence ATGGAGTCTGATGTAAAGCCCCGTCGCCGGGGGAAGACCAAGAAAATCCTTGCCGTGGTTGCCGTCTGTGTCCTGGCTGCCGTGGGCGGGGTTTTCGCCGCCGTCGCTCCGGGCCTTGCCGGCGGACCCCTGGAATCGGAAGCAGGCTCCGCGCTGCGGACATCCCCGGGAATCGCGTCCCCCGTTGTGCCGCCGGTGGCCCTCGATGCTGTCCCCGCCAACGGCGCCAAGCAGGTAAACCCGGCCGCGCCGGTTTCCCTCAAGGTGGGCAACGGAATTATCCAGCGCGTCACCCTCGCCAGCACGGCCGGGAAGAGCATTGACGGCAGCATCGACCCCAGCGGGACGGCGTGGTCCGCCACCGGGCCCCTTGAGTTCGATACCGAGTACAGCTACACCTACGTGGTCAAGGACTCGGCAGGACGCGAAACAAGCACCACCCAGTCCTTCAATACCGTGTCCAGCTCGCACGAGGCCGACGCCGCCATCTACCCCCTGAACGGCATGAAGGTGGGTGTGGGCCAGCCCCTGCAGATCATTTTCAGCGAGCCCGTCACCAACCGTGCGGCAGTGGAGAAGGCCATCAAGATCACCACCACGGCAGGGCAGGCCGGGGCTTTCCACTGGTACAGCGACACCATGGTCCGGTACCGCCCCGAGAACTTCTGGGCTGCCAACTCCACCATCACCATGGACATGCAGCTCTTCGGCGTTGACCTTGGGAACGGCCAGATCGCCAACTTCAACAAAAAGGTGAACGTCTCCATCGGGGACAAGAAGGTAGCCATCGCCGATGCCACCGCGCATACATTTACGCTGAGCGTCAATGACCAGCCCGTGAAGACTCTGCCCGTCAGCATGGGGGACAAGCGGTTCCCCTCGGCCAAGGGATTCGCGGTGCTGATGGAGAAGAACCGCTTTGACCACTTCCGGGCGGCGAGCATCGGCCTGAAGCCCGGCGACCCCGCCTATTACGGTGAGGCGGACGTCGAATACACCATCCGCCTCACGCTCAGCGGGGCCTACATCCACCAGGCGCTCGAGTCCGCGTATCCGTACATCGGCAACACCAACGTGTCCCACGGCTGCATAGGTTTCCTGCCGGACGGAGCGGCCTGGGTCTTCGACAACATGGGAACCGGGGACGTGGTCCAGATCATCAATACCGAAGGTGACTACGCGGCGCACACCGACGGTTTTGGCGACTGGAATATCCCGTGGAGCGAATACGACAACTAA
- a CDS encoding AMP-dependent synthetase/ligase gives MREASTELLVEMDASSNVTDLLLEQHAANPSRALYRRKGPNGWVDVPVQKFLQDVSALAKGLIAGGLEPGDTVAVMSRTSYEWTLVDFAIWFAGGVTVPIYETSSASQVEWIIRDAGVRRVFAGERAMVQLVTGVVAGSAELSDRLVNVVRMDYDGEAPDLASLAAAGTGVSDAELERQRSRAGLADLASLVYTSGTTGKPKGCEITHANFALVAKNIVAFLPEILQKDMARTLMFLPLAHVLARAVQVVCVTAGATVAHSPGAAQLLEDLGTFRPTFLLVVPRIFEKVRATAAHKAAVAGKGRLFDAASAAAIAYSREQDRQSRGEGSGPGLLSRARHALYDRLVYPRLRQAFGGEVEYTVSGASPLATEDAHFFRGVGIPVLEGYGLTETTAPCTVNTPSRTRVGTVGIPIPGTTIRVAEDGEILVKGIGVFRGYHGNPAADAEAFVDGFFRTGDLGELDKDGFLTVTGRKKDLLVTAGGKNVAPGPLEEMIRTHQLVAHAVVVGDGKPFVSALLTLDPEGVADWRAERGLPPLPLSEAANDPQVLAALQEAVDLANKMVSKAESVRTFRLLDAEFSVESGHLTPSLKLKRSAVVREFQAEIAKIYG, from the coding sequence GTGAGAGAAGCAAGCACGGAACTGCTGGTTGAAATGGACGCCAGCAGCAACGTGACCGACCTGCTGCTGGAGCAGCACGCCGCCAATCCCAGCCGCGCCCTGTACCGGCGGAAGGGGCCCAATGGCTGGGTGGATGTTCCCGTGCAGAAATTCCTCCAGGACGTCAGCGCCCTCGCCAAAGGACTCATCGCCGGCGGCCTGGAACCCGGGGACACCGTGGCCGTGATGTCCCGTACCTCCTACGAGTGGACCCTGGTGGACTTTGCCATCTGGTTTGCCGGCGGCGTTACCGTGCCCATTTATGAAACGTCCTCAGCGAGCCAGGTGGAGTGGATCATCAGGGACGCCGGGGTCCGGCGGGTCTTCGCGGGCGAACGCGCCATGGTGCAGTTGGTCACCGGCGTGGTGGCCGGCTCCGCCGAGCTCAGCGACCGCCTGGTCAACGTGGTGCGGATGGATTACGACGGCGAGGCCCCGGACCTTGCCAGCCTCGCCGCTGCAGGCACCGGAGTCAGCGACGCCGAACTGGAGCGGCAGCGCAGCCGTGCAGGCCTGGCCGACCTCGCCTCGCTGGTGTACACGTCCGGGACTACGGGCAAACCCAAAGGGTGCGAGATCACGCACGCGAACTTCGCCCTGGTGGCCAAGAACATCGTCGCGTTCCTGCCGGAGATCCTGCAGAAGGACATGGCGCGCACTTTGATGTTCCTGCCGCTGGCCCATGTCCTGGCCCGGGCGGTCCAGGTGGTCTGCGTTACCGCAGGCGCAACGGTGGCTCACAGCCCCGGGGCGGCGCAGCTCCTCGAAGACCTTGGCACCTTCCGGCCAACGTTCCTTCTGGTGGTGCCGCGCATCTTCGAAAAAGTCCGGGCAACGGCCGCGCACAAGGCGGCGGTGGCAGGCAAGGGACGCCTGTTCGATGCCGCATCAGCTGCCGCCATTGCCTACTCCCGGGAACAGGACCGGCAGAGCCGTGGGGAGGGATCCGGTCCCGGGCTGCTGAGCCGTGCCCGGCACGCTTTGTATGACCGGCTGGTCTATCCAAGGCTGCGCCAGGCGTTCGGGGGCGAGGTGGAGTACACCGTCTCCGGGGCCAGTCCCCTTGCAACCGAAGACGCACACTTTTTCCGGGGCGTGGGCATTCCGGTCCTCGAAGGCTACGGGCTGACCGAGACCACCGCGCCATGCACCGTGAACACGCCCTCCCGCACCAGGGTGGGAACGGTGGGCATTCCCATTCCCGGCACCACCATCCGCGTGGCCGAGGACGGCGAAATCCTGGTCAAGGGCATCGGAGTCTTTAGGGGATACCACGGCAACCCGGCGGCGGACGCCGAAGCGTTCGTGGACGGCTTCTTCCGCACCGGCGACCTTGGCGAGCTGGACAAGGACGGCTTCCTCACTGTCACGGGCCGAAAGAAGGACCTCCTGGTCACGGCGGGCGGCAAGAACGTGGCCCCCGGGCCACTGGAAGAGATGATCCGGACCCACCAGCTCGTGGCCCATGCCGTGGTGGTGGGCGACGGCAAGCCCTTCGTCTCAGCCCTCCTGACCCTGGACCCGGAAGGCGTTGCAGACTGGCGCGCCGAGCGGGGCCTGCCCCCGCTCCCCCTCAGTGAAGCCGCCAACGATCCCCAGGTCCTGGCTGCCCTTCAGGAAGCCGTGGACCTGGCCAACAAGATGGTGTCGAAGGCGGAGTCGGTGCGCACGTTCCGGCTGCTGGATGCGGAGTTCAGCGTGGAGTCCGGGCACCTGACGCCGTCGCTGAAACTGAAGCGGTCAGCCGTGGTCAGGGAGTTCCAGGCGGAAATCGCCAAGATCTACGGCTGA
- a CDS encoding RDD family protein yields MGPIITGEAVVLELRPASFAARALGLVIDVVVHVVLLVLIMIGLSAAGRDLDPAAARALGLAAVVFCLVVVPVTVETLSRGRSLGKLATGLRVVREDGGAIRFRHAVIRGLTGFLEIYLTFGGLALAVALFNDKSRRLGDLMAGTYAVRSRVPAEQAIRVFVPPYLQSWAAAADIGRIPDATARRAAQFIRQAGRMAPLSRAGMAASIAAELSAHVAPAPPPGTGPDDFLAAVVAERRNREFTRLSQSRRRYTETGQRLQRLPFSS; encoded by the coding sequence GTGGGTCCAATCATCACCGGAGAGGCCGTCGTACTCGAGCTTCGGCCCGCCAGCTTTGCCGCGCGCGCCCTGGGCCTGGTCATCGACGTCGTTGTCCATGTCGTCCTGCTCGTGCTGATCATGATTGGCCTGTCGGCCGCCGGCCGGGACCTTGACCCTGCGGCGGCACGCGCCCTTGGCCTCGCCGCCGTCGTGTTCTGCCTGGTGGTGGTGCCGGTGACTGTGGAGACGCTGAGCAGGGGCCGGTCCCTGGGCAAGCTGGCTACAGGTTTGCGCGTGGTCCGGGAGGATGGCGGCGCCATCCGGTTCCGGCACGCGGTGATCCGTGGCCTGACCGGTTTTTTGGAGATCTACCTGACGTTCGGCGGCCTTGCCCTTGCCGTGGCGCTCTTCAACGACAAATCCCGGCGGCTGGGCGACCTGATGGCCGGGACCTACGCCGTGCGGAGCCGGGTGCCGGCTGAGCAGGCCATCCGGGTTTTCGTCCCGCCGTACCTGCAGTCCTGGGCTGCGGCCGCGGACATTGGCCGCATCCCTGACGCCACAGCGCGCAGGGCCGCCCAGTTCATCCGCCAGGCGGGCCGGATGGCCCCGCTGTCAAGGGCAGGCATGGCCGCGTCGATCGCGGCCGAATTGTCTGCCCACGTAGCCCCTGCCCCACCGCCGGGAACGGGCCCCGATGACTTTCTGGCCGCCGTCGTGGCTGAACGGCGGAACCGGGAGTTCACCAGGCTGTCGCAATCACGCCGCCGGTACACCGAGACGGGGCAGCGGCTGCAGCGGCTGCCGTTCAGCAGCTGA
- a CDS encoding DUF3499 domain-containing protein — protein sequence MGAIRQCSRSACRQPAVATLTYVYADSTAVLGPLATYAEPHCYDLCEQHADSLTVPRGWEVLRLAMPSTPQQPGPDDLLALANAVRDAAALPPEAQPPAQRGHHSALEAPAGTDGARRGHLRILREPS from the coding sequence GTGGGAGCTATCCGTCAGTGTTCAAGGTCTGCCTGCCGCCAGCCGGCGGTAGCCACCCTGACGTACGTTTATGCAGACTCCACCGCGGTCCTGGGGCCGTTGGCCACCTACGCCGAGCCGCACTGCTACGACCTTTGCGAGCAGCATGCTGATTCGTTGACGGTTCCCCGCGGCTGGGAAGTACTTCGCCTGGCAATGCCGTCCACTCCACAGCAGCCCGGGCCCGATGACCTGCTTGCCTTGGCAAATGCAGTGCGCGACGCCGCAGCCCTGCCTCCGGAGGCGCAGCCGCCCGCCCAGCGCGGCCACCATTCGGCACTGGAAGCTCCGGCAGGCACGGACGGGGCGCGCCGCGGCCACCTGCGGATCCTCCGCGAACCTTCCTGA
- a CDS encoding DUF5719 family protein, protein MHEHTPPAAGDPSAEGEMQVRAGETPQTASGKGRKTSGRGATRVPGGKGRAASVAGVAAGVLILAGGGALVAGGSLMAGPVSTRTVPPTEAAVPAGASIGVCPGPARLLAGTDAGTDAQFRPESATAATKVSAAVLSAGGVLPGSRLARLDGEGALEISKDPGPAPTAAAPQELLAGVAADRVVDQVSVLTAKAVANQNASAAAAMKYTAKDGDLQGSAAATCAQPSNDQWLAGASTTVGRTSVLALTNASSTPATVSLELFGSGGQIQAPGSRGLLVAPGSTRSVVLAGLAPNEPSLSVHVRSAGGPVAASIQQSVLRGLTPGGVDFISPGTAPAVRQVMTGVDIQDPAGIAALTAQAAYKDAGPALELTVPGAADAVVEIKLYGRDGQHALPSGGVITAKAGSTTEVSLAGVPAGQYTVAASSDVSFVAAARMGRGLQAGQPSDVAWAPSAVRLGSQHVVPVPKGGQRQLVFGALDTRANITYAPITADGKVRAAATADIAGGTTATIGIPEQADGVDVVGYVVSASGDAAYGAVLVGQDGRNDVSSLAFLAAAAGQETVPVALGY, encoded by the coding sequence ATGCATGAGCACACCCCGCCGGCCGCCGGCGATCCTTCCGCCGAGGGAGAAATGCAGGTCCGGGCCGGTGAAACGCCCCAAACAGCGTCCGGCAAAGGCAGGAAGACATCCGGCCGCGGCGCCACACGTGTGCCAGGTGGCAAGGGGCGGGCGGCCTCTGTGGCCGGAGTTGCCGCAGGCGTCCTCATCCTCGCCGGTGGCGGAGCACTGGTGGCCGGAGGGTCGCTAATGGCCGGGCCCGTATCCACCCGGACAGTGCCGCCCACGGAAGCCGCCGTCCCGGCAGGAGCCAGTATTGGCGTCTGCCCCGGCCCTGCGCGGCTGCTGGCGGGAACCGACGCCGGCACCGACGCCCAGTTCCGGCCTGAGTCCGCCACTGCGGCAACGAAGGTCAGTGCCGCCGTGCTCAGCGCCGGAGGTGTGCTTCCTGGAAGCAGGCTCGCGCGCCTGGATGGTGAGGGCGCCCTCGAAATCTCCAAGGACCCTGGTCCGGCACCTACTGCCGCCGCACCCCAGGAGCTGCTTGCCGGAGTGGCCGCGGACCGTGTGGTGGACCAGGTAAGCGTCCTCACTGCCAAGGCCGTGGCCAACCAGAATGCCTCGGCCGCCGCCGCAATGAAGTACACCGCCAAGGATGGTGACCTGCAGGGCAGTGCTGCTGCCACCTGCGCGCAACCTTCCAACGACCAATGGCTGGCAGGTGCCAGCACCACCGTCGGCCGGACCTCCGTGCTGGCACTGACCAACGCCTCCAGTACCCCCGCCACAGTGAGCCTTGAACTTTTTGGTTCCGGCGGGCAGATCCAGGCGCCGGGCAGCCGTGGACTGCTGGTTGCCCCCGGCAGCACCCGCAGCGTGGTCCTGGCCGGCCTGGCACCCAACGAGCCGAGCCTCAGCGTGCACGTCCGCAGCGCCGGTGGCCCGGTGGCCGCCTCCATCCAACAGAGCGTACTGCGCGGCCTCACTCCGGGCGGCGTGGATTTCATTAGCCCAGGGACCGCCCCTGCTGTCCGCCAGGTGATGACGGGGGTGGATATCCAGGACCCCGCGGGGATTGCTGCCCTGACGGCCCAGGCCGCCTACAAGGATGCCGGCCCGGCCCTCGAGCTGACAGTTCCCGGCGCCGCCGATGCAGTGGTGGAAATCAAGCTCTACGGACGGGACGGCCAGCACGCCCTTCCCTCCGGCGGCGTCATCACCGCGAAGGCTGGGTCCACCACCGAGGTCTCCCTGGCCGGTGTACCCGCCGGCCAGTACACCGTGGCGGCCTCATCCGACGTCTCCTTTGTTGCTGCCGCACGCATGGGCCGCGGGCTGCAGGCAGGACAGCCATCGGATGTTGCTTGGGCGCCGTCGGCCGTGCGGCTTGGCAGCCAGCACGTGGTTCCCGTCCCCAAGGGCGGCCAACGCCAGTTGGTGTTCGGGGCGCTGGACACCAGGGCCAACATCACGTATGCACCCATCACTGCCGATGGAAAGGTGCGTGCAGCCGCCACCGCCGACATTGCGGGCGGAACGACCGCGACCATCGGCATTCCGGAACAGGCTGACGGGGTGGACGTCGTGGGCTATGTGGTTTCCGCCTCCGGCGACGCCGCCTACGGGGCGGTACTGGTGGGCCAGGACGGACGCAACGACGTCTCGTCCCTGGCTTTCCTTGCTGCCGCTGCCGGCCAGGAAACGGTCCCGGTCGCCCTGGGCTACTAG
- a CDS encoding TIGR01906 family membrane protein codes for MNDETPARAKSAAPQPEPFLDTSGDSDEPAFSWLTPTDGDTSHRDNPNADQSDANKSAADKPSGDKTSGGITDGGASDRNIAGEGPGRGAVGGETDREARRDTRNAAQPETRADRKAAEAAVGSSALGTPASARPDAERPAAGASTAGPPTAGASIPGSSADEGNDSDSPVFKEPLPTSALHVRPPEEEVERRNAQRESAANAKPVAPRVMQVLLAIIYPFILLILAVRAVTSPLFLWVEYNRPGFPGDGYGFNTDDRMTYGSYAVDYLSNWAGPRYLGDLVNRGGEKLFKDGEVSHMADVKVVILSTFGAGVALLLLALIAILYLRKRSTGGTRRGLFAGSIITLVLILGLGTLAALGWQQFFTEFHRIFFADGSWTFSLDDTLIRLFPSQFWMDAGIAIAAMVLLASIVTLVLTWPTRRRRGVVRAEEPAKAGREKAGQETPEQEKAAQP; via the coding sequence GTGAATGACGAAACACCGGCCCGCGCCAAAAGCGCTGCGCCGCAGCCGGAGCCTTTCCTGGACACGTCCGGGGATTCCGACGAGCCCGCGTTCTCCTGGCTGACGCCCACCGACGGAGACACGTCCCACCGGGACAACCCCAATGCAGACCAGTCGGATGCAAACAAGTCCGCTGCAGACAAGCCCAGTGGGGACAAAACCTCTGGGGGCATCACTGACGGCGGCGCCTCCGACCGGAACATTGCCGGGGAGGGACCGGGCAGGGGAGCGGTCGGCGGTGAAACCGACCGGGAGGCACGCCGGGACACCCGCAATGCCGCCCAGCCTGAAACCAGGGCCGACCGCAAGGCTGCGGAAGCCGCCGTCGGATCTTCTGCCCTTGGGACTCCGGCGTCCGCACGTCCCGACGCGGAACGTCCGGCAGCCGGAGCGTCAACAGCCGGCCCGCCTACAGCCGGCGCGTCCATACCGGGATCCTCCGCCGATGAGGGGAACGACAGCGATTCTCCGGTCTTCAAGGAACCCCTCCCCACGTCAGCACTGCACGTACGCCCCCCGGAAGAGGAGGTGGAGCGCCGCAACGCCCAGCGTGAAAGCGCCGCCAATGCCAAGCCGGTGGCGCCGCGTGTCATGCAGGTCCTGCTCGCCATCATCTATCCGTTCATCCTCCTGATCCTGGCCGTCCGGGCCGTGACCAGCCCCCTCTTCCTCTGGGTGGAATATAATCGGCCCGGCTTCCCGGGCGATGGCTACGGCTTCAACACCGATGACCGGATGACCTATGGCTCCTACGCCGTGGACTACCTCAGCAACTGGGCGGGCCCGCGGTACCTGGGTGACCTGGTGAACCGCGGCGGCGAAAAGCTCTTCAAGGACGGCGAAGTCAGCCACATGGCGGACGTGAAAGTGGTCATCCTGTCCACCTTCGGCGCCGGCGTTGCGCTGCTCCTCCTTGCCCTGATCGCCATCCTGTACCTGCGCAAACGCAGCACCGGCGGGACCAGGCGCGGACTCTTCGCCGGCTCCATCATCACGCTGGTCCTGATCCTGGGCCTCGGTACACTGGCGGCCCTGGGCTGGCAGCAGTTCTTCACCGAGTTCCACCGGATCTTCTTCGCCGACGGGTCCTGGACCTTCAGCCTGGACGACACCCTCATCCGGCTCTTCCCCAGCCAGTTCTGGATGGATGCCGGCATCGCCATCGCGGCAATGGTGCTCCTGGCATCCATCGTGACGCTGGTGCTTACCTGGCCCACCCGCCGTCGTCGTGGTGTTGTACGCGCGGAAGAGCCGGCCAAGGCCGGGCGGGAAAAGGCGGGCCAGGAAACGCCGGAGCAGGAAAAAGCGGCTCAGCCGTAG
- the ahcY gene encoding adenosylhomocysteinase encodes MTFEYKVADISLAEAGRHQIRLAEHEMPGLMSLREEFGPSQPLKGARIAGSLHMTVQTAVLIETLTALGAEVRWASCNIFSTQDEAAAAVVVGKGTVEDPQGVPVFAWKGETLEEYWWTAEQILTWPGAESNPELGPNMILDDGGDATMLVHKGVEFEAVGNVPSADPEDSEEYGIFLDVLRRSLAADPQKWTRTAATIKGVSEETTTGVHRLYQLADQGKLLFPAINVNDSVTKSKFDNKYGIRHSLPDGINRATDVLMGGKVAVVCGYGDVGKGAAEALRGQGSRVIVTEIDPICALQAAMDGYQVAKLESVLAQGDIFITTTGNKDVILAEHMAGMKNKAIVGNIGHFDNEIDIAGLSRIPGIKKVEIKPQVHEWVFDEGTDAERSIIVLSEGRLLNLGNATGHPSFVMSNSFANQTIAQIELWTKRDQHEYENKVYVLPKVLDEKVARLHLAALGVELTELTKDQAEYLDIDVAGPYKPEHYRY; translated from the coding sequence ATGACTTTTGAGTACAAGGTTGCCGATATTTCCCTGGCGGAAGCCGGCCGCCACCAGATCCGCCTCGCGGAACACGAAATGCCCGGCCTGATGTCCCTCCGTGAGGAGTTCGGCCCCTCGCAGCCGCTCAAGGGCGCCCGGATCGCCGGTTCCCTGCACATGACGGTGCAGACCGCTGTGCTGATCGAGACCCTCACCGCGCTGGGTGCCGAGGTCCGCTGGGCGTCCTGCAACATCTTCTCCACCCAGGACGAGGCCGCGGCGGCCGTGGTGGTGGGCAAGGGCACCGTCGAGGACCCGCAGGGCGTCCCGGTGTTCGCATGGAAGGGCGAAACCCTCGAGGAATACTGGTGGACCGCCGAGCAGATCCTTACCTGGCCCGGCGCCGAGTCCAATCCCGAGCTGGGCCCCAACATGATCCTTGACGACGGCGGCGACGCCACCATGCTGGTCCACAAGGGCGTCGAGTTCGAGGCCGTGGGCAACGTTCCCTCCGCCGACCCCGAGGATTCCGAAGAGTACGGCATCTTCCTCGACGTGCTCCGGCGCTCCCTTGCCGCCGACCCGCAGAAGTGGACCAGGACTGCCGCCACCATCAAGGGCGTCAGCGAGGAAACCACCACGGGTGTGCACCGCCTGTACCAGCTAGCGGACCAGGGCAAACTCCTCTTCCCTGCCATCAACGTCAACGATTCCGTGACCAAGAGCAAGTTCGACAACAAGTACGGCATCCGCCACTCCCTGCCCGACGGCATCAACCGTGCCACCGATGTGCTCATGGGCGGCAAGGTGGCCGTGGTCTGCGGTTACGGCGATGTTGGCAAGGGCGCGGCGGAAGCCCTGCGCGGCCAGGGCTCCCGCGTCATCGTGACCGAGATCGATCCCATCTGCGCGCTCCAGGCAGCCATGGACGGCTACCAGGTGGCCAAGCTGGAATCGGTCCTGGCCCAGGGCGACATCTTCATCACCACCACCGGCAACAAGGACGTCATCCTGGCTGAGCACATGGCCGGCATGAAGAACAAGGCCATCGTGGGCAACATCGGCCACTTCGACAATGAGATCGACATCGCCGGCCTGTCCCGCATCCCCGGGATCAAGAAGGTTGAAATCAAGCCGCAGGTCCACGAATGGGTCTTCGACGAAGGAACTGACGCGGAGCGCTCCATCATCGTCCTGTCCGAGGGCCGGCTGCTCAACCTGGGCAACGCCACGGGCCACCCGTCGTTCGTCATGAGCAACTCGTTTGCCAACCAGACCATTGCGCAGATCGAGCTGTGGACCAAGCGGGACCAGCACGAGTACGAAAACAAGGTCTACGTCCTGCCGAAGGTCCTGGATGAGAAGGTGGCCCGGCTGCACCTGGCTGCCCTGGGCGTTGAACTCACGGAGCTGACCAAGGACCAGGCGGAATACCTGGACATCGACGTCGCGGGCCCGTACAAGCCCGAGCACTATCGTTACTGA
- a CDS encoding stage II sporulation protein M: MDMDAFAAVNADNWARLQELAGKGRLTGAEADELLALYQSTSGHLSLVRSVAPESGLSASLSATLALARTRFTGARSNVMADLARFFVVALPAALYRLAWLTLACGAAFVLIAAAYAVWIGTSPEALRAVASETAAAQYVSQDFINYYSENPAASFAGAVWTNNAWICAQAVALGITGVWVPMILFSNAQGVGVAAGIFASAGKSDVFFSYILPHGLMELTAVFIACAAGLRIFWAMVSPGPRTRGRAVAEEGRSLVTVALGLVLVLFVSGLVEGFVTPSPLPVWARIGIGATVLAAYWVYVLVWGRRAFLAGERGDIRREDAGYTEIAA, translated from the coding sequence GTGGACATGGATGCCTTCGCCGCCGTCAATGCGGACAATTGGGCGCGGTTGCAGGAGCTTGCCGGCAAAGGCAGGCTGACCGGCGCCGAAGCCGACGAATTGCTGGCGCTGTACCAGTCCACGTCCGGACACCTGTCGCTGGTCCGTTCCGTGGCCCCGGAAAGCGGACTCTCCGCGTCCCTCTCCGCCACGCTGGCCCTGGCCAGGACCCGCTTTACCGGCGCCCGGTCCAACGTGATGGCTGACCTGGCCCGGTTCTTCGTGGTGGCCCTTCCGGCCGCGCTGTACCGGTTGGCCTGGCTTACCCTGGCCTGTGGCGCAGCATTCGTCCTCATCGCGGCCGCCTACGCCGTATGGATCGGCACATCCCCTGAAGCCCTTCGGGCCGTGGCGTCAGAGACCGCGGCAGCCCAGTATGTGAGCCAGGACTTCATCAACTACTACTCGGAAAACCCGGCAGCGTCGTTCGCCGGTGCCGTATGGACAAACAACGCGTGGATCTGTGCCCAGGCGGTGGCACTGGGCATTACAGGCGTGTGGGTGCCGATGATCCTGTTCAGCAATGCGCAGGGGGTGGGCGTCGCGGCCGGGATCTTCGCATCGGCCGGCAAGTCCGATGTGTTTTTCAGCTACATCCTGCCCCACGGACTGATGGAGCTCACCGCCGTCTTTATTGCCTGCGCCGCAGGCCTCCGGATCTTTTGGGCCATGGTGTCACCCGGTCCCCGCACGCGCGGCCGGGCTGTAGCCGAGGAAGGCCGCTCACTGGTCACGGTGGCCCTTGGACTGGTCCTCGTTCTTTTCGTCTCGGGGCTGGTTGAAGGGTTCGTCACCCCCAGTCCGCTGCCCGTGTGGGCCAGGATCGGCATTGGCGCTACGGTTCTCGCCGCGTACTGGGTGTATGTCCTGGTGTGGGGCAGGCGGGCGTTCCTGGCGGGGGAGCGCGGGGATATCCGCCGGGAAGACGCGGGCTACACGGAAATCGCTGCCTGA
- a CDS encoding metallopeptidase family protein has product MQSSNHESGFSVRLADPDAPAATGVGTAGRSFFRRRRNRHGRGLRGEVMLPTHPGYRTRGDRFDDMVLDSAQRLHDIWGKTLDGVRFGVDEIPPDLEQLAANATPAPMGAYTPAAGEDGPTITVYRRVVEQACSSVEELQDLVHDVVVEHTAEMLGVAPETLDPVYRRRY; this is encoded by the coding sequence ATGCAGTCATCGAACCATGAATCAGGTTTTTCGGTCCGGTTGGCTGACCCGGATGCCCCAGCGGCAACGGGCGTGGGAACCGCCGGCAGGAGCTTCTTCAGGCGGCGCCGGAACCGCCACGGGCGCGGCCTTCGGGGCGAAGTGATGTTGCCGACGCATCCGGGCTACCGGACGCGCGGCGACCGCTTTGACGACATGGTGCTGGACTCCGCCCAACGGTTGCACGACATCTGGGGCAAAACGCTCGACGGCGTCAGGTTCGGTGTGGATGAGATTCCGCCGGACCTGGAACAGCTTGCCGCCAACGCCACCCCTGCACCCATGGGCGCCTATACCCCCGCCGCGGGAGAGGACGGGCCCACGATCACTGTGTACCGCCGGGTGGTGGAGCAGGCATGCTCCAGCGTGGAAGAGCTCCAGGACCTGGTGCACGACGTGGTGGTGGAGCACACGGCGGAAATGCTGGGTGTCGCGCCGGAGACGCTGGATCCGGTGTACCGCCGCCGCTACTGA
- a CDS encoding Trm112 family protein, whose translation MPKISPELLSVLRCPVTGSPLVQEGEELVATAAGDTGVKNRYAIEDGIPLLLPPELLAAAASAGSDQHDSAAAGQ comes from the coding sequence ATGCCAAAGATCAGCCCCGAGCTGTTGTCCGTCCTGCGTTGCCCCGTGACCGGCTCGCCCCTGGTCCAGGAGGGGGAGGAACTGGTGGCCACTGCCGCCGGGGACACGGGCGTGAAGAACCGATACGCGATCGAGGACGGGATCCCTTTGCTGCTGCCTCCGGAACTGCTCGCCGCAGCAGCCTCGGCAGGTTCGGACCAGCACGATTCCGCTGCAGCAGGGCAGTAA